From one Butyricimonas faecihominis genomic stretch:
- a CDS encoding glycerophosphodiester phosphodiesterase family protein, with protein MIKKFFHAVMACGLIALVMSCEDQKFNNINVDVDKVELDHLTPDMIKVRDYVPEYAVVAHRGSTFWTPEETEAAYRWAREIGADYLECDMQVSKDGVVLALHDDNLKRTTNIENVFGETIPYEIRKAYYQKIGYSAEEADALVKEDAKNFVPNLPAYYTYEELMMLDAGTWFNETSIEQARPSFASQHQYISTLEDLVAYSKGKMLERDAQGKRVFTMGQKTGEKIKSLSGTADVIKYTFGYVDDPEDTGNRPGIYIEFKEPWLNPAGFEEIVYKELDRLGMNIITQPEPESNPFYVNGKVNTGNTNGKVILQTFSLESLVRVAEHFEGKVPMCFLLWKGTGATDITYDDPLGYASFINLGVKYKAHFIGPCIAGAPNNYPELNQPWQDYLIHKAGMKNHPYTFDTYDQMAKYFGQYNFGVEIDGKYKAPYLDALFTNHSDMSINYMITQGWRKSPASETLVDAKVVLERLGY; from the coding sequence ATGATTAAAAAGTTTTTTCATGCAGTGATGGCATGCGGGTTGATAGCCTTGGTCATGTCGTGTGAAGATCAAAAATTCAACAACATAAACGTCGATGTCGACAAGGTTGAATTGGATCATTTGACTCCCGATATGATTAAAGTGCGGGATTACGTGCCGGAGTACGCTGTTGTGGCTCACCGGGGATCGACGTTCTGGACCCCGGAGGAGACGGAGGCAGCGTATCGTTGGGCGAGAGAAATCGGGGCTGACTATCTGGAATGTGATATGCAGGTTTCGAAAGATGGGGTGGTGTTGGCGTTGCATGATGACAACTTGAAACGGACCACGAATATCGAGAACGTGTTCGGGGAGACCATTCCTTACGAAATCAGAAAGGCGTATTACCAGAAGATCGGTTACTCTGCCGAGGAGGCTGATGCGTTGGTGAAAGAGGATGCCAAGAATTTTGTTCCAAATCTTCCGGCTTATTATACCTACGAGGAGCTGATGATGCTGGATGCCGGTACGTGGTTTAATGAAACGAGTATCGAACAGGCTCGCCCGAGTTTTGCCTCACAACATCAATACATTTCTACGTTGGAGGATCTCGTGGCTTATTCCAAGGGGAAAATGCTGGAACGGGACGCACAAGGAAAACGAGTGTTCACGATGGGACAGAAAACTGGGGAGAAGATCAAGAGTTTAAGCGGTACGGCCGACGTAATCAAGTACACGTTCGGTTACGTGGATGATCCGGAGGACACGGGAAACCGCCCGGGAATTTATATCGAGTTCAAGGAGCCGTGGCTGAATCCTGCCGGGTTCGAGGAGATTGTCTACAAGGAACTGGATCGTTTGGGAATGAATATTATCACGCAACCGGAACCGGAAAGCAACCCGTTCTACGTGAATGGCAAGGTGAACACGGGGAACACGAATGGCAAGGTGATTTTGCAGACCTTCTCGTTGGAGAGCCTTGTGAGGGTTGCCGAGCATTTTGAAGGTAAGGTCCCGATGTGTTTCCTGTTGTGGAAAGGTACGGGAGCGACGGATATCACGTATGACGATCCGCTGGGTTATGCCTCGTTTATTAATTTGGGCGTGAAGTACAAGGCTCATTTTATTGGACCGTGTATTGCCGGAGCTCCGAATAATTACCCGGAACTGAACCAACCGTGGCAGGATTACTTGATTCACAAGGCTGGAATGAAGAATCATCCCTACACGTTTGACACGTATGACCAGATGGCTAAGTATTTCGGACAATATAATTTCGGTGTCGAGATTGACGGGAAATATAAAGCACCTTATCTGGATGCATTGTTTACGAACCATTCTGATATGAGTATCAACTATATGATTACTCAAGGCTGGCGAAAGAGTCCGGCTTCCGAGACGTTGGTTGACGCGAAGGTGGTGTTGGAGAGATTAGGTTACTAA
- the glpT gene encoding glycerol-3-phosphate transporter → MWSFLKPEPHKPLLPKEKIDPTYKKLRLQVFLGIFIGYAGYYLVRKNFTLAMPYLQELGFDKGDLGVALSANAIAYGISKFLMGGVSDRSSARKFLPLGLVLSALVTLFLGTSAGVSSIVVMFITQFLIGWFQGMGWPPSGRVMTHWFSLKERGTKMSIWNVAHNVGGSLVGIMFSVGLVWFGSWQSATFVFPAVVALVVAVIAFILIRDTPQSCGLPPIEEYRNDYPKNYSAKSEEELTAKEIFFKYVLNNKILWYIAIANAFIYLVRYGVLDWAPTYLKDVKGYDSGAVGWIYSAYEIAAIPGTIICGIVSDYVFKGRRAITTMIYMVLVALFVFIYWQTEHDLVMDSICLIAIGFLIYGPVMLIGVHALDLAPKKAAGTAAGLTGFFGYFFGTALLANIMLGYVVDHLGWDWSFIILLGACALAFIFTAFTVREEQYLVKESTNKH, encoded by the coding sequence ATGTGGAGTTTTCTGAAGCCTGAGCCTCACAAACCCTTGTTGCCTAAAGAGAAAATTGACCCCACGTACAAGAAGTTACGTTTACAGGTCTTTTTAGGTATATTTATAGGGTATGCGGGGTATTATTTAGTACGTAAGAATTTTACTCTGGCAATGCCCTATTTGCAGGAGTTGGGATTTGACAAGGGAGATTTAGGGGTGGCTCTTTCGGCTAATGCTATCGCTTACGGGATATCGAAGTTTTTGATGGGAGGGGTTTCCGATCGGAGTAGCGCCCGTAAGTTTTTGCCGTTGGGACTGGTGTTATCGGCACTCGTGACGTTGTTTTTGGGAACAAGTGCAGGAGTCTCTTCAATCGTGGTCATGTTTATTACCCAGTTTTTGATCGGTTGGTTCCAGGGGATGGGCTGGCCACCTAGCGGCCGGGTGATGACGCACTGGTTTTCCTTGAAGGAACGGGGGACCAAAATGTCGATCTGGAACGTGGCCCATAATGTGGGAGGTAGTTTGGTCGGGATCATGTTTTCCGTGGGGTTGGTGTGGTTCGGTTCCTGGCAGTCTGCCACGTTTGTTTTTCCGGCTGTTGTGGCCTTGGTGGTTGCCGTGATTGCGTTTATTTTGATCCGGGATACGCCGCAATCGTGTGGTCTGCCGCCGATCGAGGAATATCGTAATGATTACCCTAAGAATTACAGTGCAAAGTCGGAGGAAGAGTTGACGGCAAAAGAGATCTTTTTCAAATATGTTTTGAATAACAAGATATTATGGTATATCGCTATCGCTAATGCTTTTATCTACTTGGTGAGATACGGGGTGCTTGACTGGGCGCCGACTTACCTGAAGGATGTGAAAGGGTACGATAGCGGTGCGGTAGGCTGGATTTATTCGGCTTACGAGATCGCGGCCATTCCCGGTACGATTATCTGCGGTATCGTGAGTGACTACGTGTTCAAGGGACGGCGGGCGATCACGACGATGATTTACATGGTGCTGGTGGCCTTGTTCGTGTTTATTTACTGGCAGACGGAACATGATCTGGTGATGGACAGTATATGTCTGATCGCTATTGGGTTCTTGATTTACGGGCCGGTGATGTTGATCGGGGTACACGCCTTGGATTTGGCGCCCAAAAAAGCGGCGGGAACGGCTGCCGGGCTGACCGGCTTTTTCGGTTATTTCTTTGGAACGGCTTTGTTAGCAAATATCATGTTGGGGTACGTGGTGGATCACCTCGGATGGGACTGGAGTTTCATTATCCTGTTGGGAGCCTGTGCTCTGGCATTCATTTTTACGGCATTTACAGTAAGAGAAGAACAATATCTGGTAAAGGAGAGTACTAACAAACATTAA